A DNA window from Pseudoalteromonas spongiae UST010723-006 contains the following coding sequences:
- a CDS encoding SpoVR family protein — protein sequence MSKKVLSDGPDWTFDLLGEYQTEIARVAEIYRLDTYPNQIEVITAEQMMDAYSSVGMPIGYSHWSFGKKFIQTEQNYKRGAMGLAYEIVINSDPCIAYLMEENTMPMQALVMAHACYGHNSFFKGNYLFKTWTDASSIIDYLLFAKNYIAECEQKYGVEEVEKLLDSCHALMNYGVDRYKRPQQISLFEEQKRQKEREDYLQSQVNELWKTIPSHQSEAETQAARFPSEPQENILYFIEKRAPLLEIWQREIIRIVRKISQYFYPQKQTQVMNEGWATFWHYTLLNHLYDEGKLSDAFMLEVLQSHTNVVYQPPYNSPYYSGINPYALGFNMMVDIRRICENPTDEDKRWFPEIAGSNWLDTLHFAMENFKDESFISQFLSPKLMRDFKFFSILDNEKESHLEVSAIHNESGYHAIRQALSEQYNLSNLEPNIQVFNVNVRGDRALTLRYTPHNDIPLANTKDQVIKHLYRLWGFDVILEQEDANGEITEIARCPLSTADSI from the coding sequence ATGAGTAAAAAAGTACTAAGCGATGGTCCTGATTGGACATTCGATTTACTCGGAGAATACCAAACCGAGATTGCTAGGGTTGCTGAGATTTACCGCCTCGATACTTACCCTAATCAGATTGAAGTAATTACCGCAGAGCAAATGATGGATGCCTACTCCAGTGTTGGTATGCCTATTGGCTATAGTCATTGGTCTTTTGGCAAAAAATTTATTCAAACAGAGCAAAATTACAAACGTGGTGCAATGGGGCTTGCCTACGAAATTGTAATCAATTCAGATCCGTGCATTGCATACCTAATGGAAGAAAACACCATGCCGATGCAAGCGCTTGTTATGGCACATGCCTGCTATGGGCATAACTCATTTTTTAAAGGTAATTACCTATTTAAAACCTGGACCGATGCAAGCTCTATAATTGATTATTTACTGTTTGCTAAGAATTACATTGCCGAATGTGAACAAAAGTACGGCGTTGAAGAAGTAGAAAAGCTTCTCGATTCGTGCCATGCATTAATGAATTATGGTGTAGACCGCTACAAACGACCTCAACAAATATCCCTTTTTGAAGAACAAAAAAGACAAAAAGAACGCGAGGATTACTTACAATCTCAAGTTAATGAATTGTGGAAAACCATTCCCTCACATCAAAGCGAAGCTGAAACACAAGCCGCACGCTTTCCCAGTGAGCCACAAGAGAATATTCTTTATTTTATTGAAAAACGAGCACCATTACTCGAAATTTGGCAACGCGAAATAATTCGTATTGTGCGCAAAATTTCGCAATATTTTTACCCACAAAAGCAAACTCAAGTAATGAATGAAGGTTGGGCTACATTTTGGCACTACACCTTGCTTAATCACTTGTACGATGAAGGAAAGTTAAGTGACGCCTTTATGTTAGAAGTGCTGCAATCCCATACTAATGTTGTGTATCAGCCGCCTTACAACTCGCCCTACTATTCTGGCATTAACCCCTATGCCCTCGGTTTTAATATGATGGTGGATATTCGTCGTATATGTGAAAACCCAACAGATGAAGACAAACGGTGGTTTCCTGAAATCGCTGGCAGTAACTGGCTCGATACTTTGCATTTTGCGATGGAAAATTTCAAAGATGAAAGCTTTATCAGTCAATTTTTATCGCCTAAGTTAATGCGCGACTTCAAGTTTTTCTCTATTTTAGATAACGAGAAAGAAAGCCACTTAGAAGTCAGTGCTATTCACAATGAATCCGGTTACCACGCCATTCGTCAGGCACTCTCTGAGCAATATAACCTAAGTAATTTGGAACCCAACATTCAAGTGTTCAATGTTAATGTTCGAGGTGACCGTGCGCTTACACTGCGTTATACGCCACACAACGATATACCGCTTGCGAACACTAAAGACCAAGTGATTAAACATTTATATCGTTTATGGGGGTTTGACGTGATTTTAGAGCAAGAAGATGCAAACGGTGAAATAACAGAAATTGCCCGTTGTCCGCTCTCAACTGCGGATAGTATTTAA
- a CDS encoding YeaH/YhbH family protein: protein MAHFIDRRLNGKNKNTVNRQRFIKRYKRQIKEAVSDAIAKRSVTDVETGESISIPSRDMQEPIFHQGKGGKRDMVHPGNDQFSQGDRIKRPLGGQGQGAGEGDASDSGEGQDDFVFSISKDEYLDLLFEDLALPNLKQNQLNKLVQMKTHRAGYSNDGVPSNIDIVRSLQGSVARRIAMTAGKKRQLAELEQKLAELTKNKKDNQSEIALLEKEIEQLKNKIATVPFIDTFDLRFRNYEKRPEPSSKAVMFCLMDVSGSMDQATKETAKRFYILLYLFLTRTYKDIEVVYIRHHTQAKEVDEHEFFYSQETGGTIVSSALKLMDEIIKERYDSEQWNIYAAQASDGDNWADDSPQCSDWLTNKILPVTRYYAYIEITTRAHQSLWREYQVLADTHENFAIQHIKSVEDIYPIFRELFKKDTTADVA from the coding sequence ATGGCACATTTTATTGACCGACGCTTAAACGGGAAAAACAAAAATACGGTTAACCGCCAACGCTTTATTAAGCGTTACAAGCGCCAAATTAAAGAGGCGGTTTCCGATGCGATTGCCAAACGCAGCGTAACTGACGTAGAAACAGGCGAAAGCATTTCGATTCCAAGTCGTGATATGCAGGAGCCTATTTTCCATCAAGGTAAAGGTGGCAAACGCGATATGGTGCATCCAGGCAATGACCAATTCAGTCAAGGGGACAGAATAAAACGCCCCCTTGGCGGACAAGGTCAAGGTGCGGGCGAAGGTGATGCCAGTGACTCTGGAGAAGGCCAAGATGATTTTGTGTTTTCCATTTCAAAAGATGAATACTTAGACTTGCTGTTTGAAGATCTTGCACTGCCAAACTTGAAACAGAATCAACTCAATAAGTTAGTTCAAATGAAAACCCATCGTGCTGGTTACAGTAACGATGGAGTTCCATCAAATATTGATATTGTTCGTTCATTGCAAGGCTCAGTCGCAAGACGTATTGCCATGACTGCAGGCAAAAAACGTCAATTAGCTGAACTTGAGCAAAAACTTGCTGAGCTTACAAAAAACAAAAAGGACAACCAAAGCGAAATTGCCCTGCTTGAAAAAGAAATAGAGCAACTTAAAAATAAAATTGCCACAGTACCGTTTATTGATACCTTTGATTTACGTTTTAGAAACTATGAGAAGCGCCCTGAGCCAAGTTCTAAAGCTGTGATGTTTTGCTTAATGGATGTGTCGGGCTCGATGGACCAAGCAACCAAAGAAACCGCAAAACGGTTTTATATTTTGCTTTATTTATTTTTAACCCGTACCTACAAGGACATCGAAGTTGTTTACATTCGTCACCATACCCAAGCGAAAGAAGTCGATGAGCACGAGTTTTTCTATTCGCAAGAAACGGGGGGCACAATCGTATCAAGCGCATTAAAGCTCATGGACGAAATAATCAAAGAGCGCTATGACTCTGAGCAGTGGAATATTTATGCTGCGCAAGCATCTGATGGTGATAATTGGGCTGATGATTCGCCACAATGCAGTGACTGGCTCACCAATAAAATTCTGCCTGTTACGCGCTATTACGCTTATATCGAAATTACCACCCGAGCACATCAAAGCTTATGGCGTGAATATCAAGTGCTCGCCGATACCCATGAAAACTTCGCCATTCAACACATTAAATCTGTGGAAGACATTTACCCTATATTCAGAGAGTTATTTAAAAAAGATACCACCGCAGATGTAGCTTAA
- a CDS encoding PrkA family serine protein kinase, giving the protein MTIFDHFQSRYEAAKEEEFTIAEFLEICKEDKSAYASSAERLLMAIGQPEMVDTSQDPTLSRIFSNRVIPRYPAFKEFYGMEDSIEQIVAYLKHAAQGLEECKQVLYLLGPVGGGKSSLAEKLKYLMQKVPIYCLKDSPVNDHPLCLFDPVEDGDILEKEYGISNRYIKTIMSPWATKRLHEFNGDITKFKVVKRYPSILDQVAIAKTEPGDENNQDISALVGKVDIRKLEHFAQSDADAYAYSGALCHANQGLMEFVEMFKAPIKVLHPLLTATQEGNYNGTEGLSALPFNGMILAHSNESEWQTFKGNKNNEAFLDRVYIVKVPYCLRVSEEMKIYEKLLQHSELNEAPCAPGTLETLAQFSVLSRIKEPENSSLYSKMRVYDGESLKDTDPKAKSFQEYKDYAGVDEGMNGLSTRFAFKILSRVFNFDHTEVAANPVHLFYVLEQQIEREQFQQETQERYLEFLKGFLIPKYVEFIGKEIQTAYLESYSEYGQNIFDRYVTYADFWIQDQEFRDPDTGQLFDRAALNAELEKIEKPAGISNPKDFRNEIVNFVLRARANNNGKNPVWTSYEKLRTVIEKKMFSNTEDLLPVISFNAKTSAEDQQKHEDFVNRMVEKGYTAKQVRLLSEWYLRVRKSQ; this is encoded by the coding sequence ATGACAATTTTTGATCATTTCCAATCTCGTTACGAAGCCGCAAAAGAAGAAGAATTTACTATTGCTGAATTTCTCGAGATCTGTAAAGAAGATAAATCCGCCTATGCCAGCTCAGCAGAGCGGTTATTAATGGCGATTGGTCAGCCTGAAATGGTGGATACATCACAAGATCCAACACTCAGTCGTATTTTTTCTAACCGTGTTATTCCGCGCTACCCCGCCTTTAAAGAATTTTATGGCATGGAAGATAGCATCGAACAAATCGTTGCCTACTTAAAGCATGCAGCGCAAGGGCTTGAAGAATGCAAACAGGTACTTTATTTACTAGGCCCTGTAGGTGGTGGTAAGTCATCACTTGCTGAAAAGCTAAAGTACCTAATGCAAAAAGTACCTATTTATTGCCTTAAAGATTCCCCTGTAAATGACCACCCCCTTTGCTTATTCGACCCAGTAGAAGACGGCGATATCCTCGAAAAAGAATATGGTATTAGCAATCGATACATAAAAACAATTATGTCACCGTGGGCCACTAAGCGCCTGCACGAATTCAACGGCGATATTACGAAATTTAAAGTAGTAAAGCGTTACCCATCTATTCTAGACCAAGTTGCTATCGCGAAAACTGAGCCTGGCGATGAGAATAACCAAGACATCAGCGCGCTTGTAGGTAAAGTGGACATTCGCAAGCTTGAACATTTTGCGCAAAGCGATGCCGATGCATACGCCTATTCCGGTGCACTTTGTCACGCTAACCAAGGTTTAATGGAATTTGTTGAGATGTTTAAAGCACCAATTAAAGTGCTTCACCCATTATTAACCGCAACCCAAGAGGGTAACTACAACGGTACCGAAGGTCTCTCAGCCCTGCCCTTCAATGGTATGATTTTGGCTCACTCTAATGAATCAGAATGGCAAACGTTTAAAGGCAATAAAAACAACGAAGCGTTTTTAGACCGTGTTTACATTGTGAAAGTGCCTTATTGCCTGCGTGTTTCTGAAGAAATGAAAATTTACGAGAAACTACTACAACACTCAGAATTAAACGAAGCGCCATGTGCCCCAGGTACACTAGAGACGCTAGCGCAGTTTTCAGTGTTATCACGAATTAAAGAGCCTGAAAATTCAAGTCTTTACTCAAAAATGCGCGTGTACGATGGCGAGAGCTTAAAAGACACCGATCCTAAGGCTAAATCGTTCCAAGAATACAAAGATTACGCCGGTGTTGACGAAGGCATGAACGGCTTATCAACACGTTTTGCCTTTAAGATTTTATCGCGTGTTTTCAACTTTGACCACACTGAGGTGGCAGCCAACCCAGTTCATTTATTCTATGTGCTAGAGCAACAAATTGAGCGCGAGCAATTCCAACAAGAAACCCAAGAGCGCTACCTTGAGTTCTTAAAAGGTTTCTTAATTCCGAAATATGTAGAGTTTATCGGCAAGGAAATTCAAACCGCTTATTTAGAATCCTACTCTGAATATGGCCAAAATATTTTCGACCGTTATGTAACCTATGCCGATTTCTGGATCCAAGATCAGGAGTTCCGCGACCCAGATACAGGCCAATTATTTGATAGAGCTGCACTCAATGCAGAACTAGAGAAAATTGAAAAGCCAGCGGGAATTTCTAATCCAAAAGATTTCCGTAACGAGATCGTAAACTTTGTTTTAAGAGCACGTGCTAACAACAATGGTAAAAACCCTGTTTGGACGAGTTATGAAAAATTAAGAACGGTCATCGAAAAGAAAATGTTCTCAAATACCGAAGATCTACTGCCTGTTATTTCATTCAATGCAAAAACCAGCGCCGAAGATCAACAAAAGCATGAGGACTTTGTTAACCGCATGGTTGAAAAAGGCTATACAGCTAAACAAGTTCGTTTGCTCAGTGAATGGTATTTACGAGTTCGTAAGTCACAGTGA
- a CDS encoding Fe-Mn family superoxide dismutase has translation MAFELPSLPYAIDALEPHISKETLEFHHGKHHNTYVVKLNGLVEGTDFEGKTLEEVVCSSEGGVFNNAAQIWNHTFYWNSLSPNGGGEPTGKVAELINAKWGSFAEFQAAFNDKAVNNFGSSWTWLVQLADGSLDIVNTSNAATPLTEAGVTPIITVDLWEHAYYIDYRNVRPEYLNGFWALVNWEFANANLA, from the coding sequence ATGGCTTTTGAACTACCGTCACTACCATATGCAATCGATGCGCTTGAGCCGCATATCTCAAAAGAAACACTAGAGTTCCACCACGGTAAGCACCACAACACATACGTTGTAAAACTAAATGGTCTAGTAGAAGGCACTGACTTCGAAGGCAAAACTCTTGAAGAAGTAGTATGTAGCTCTGAAGGTGGTGTATTCAACAACGCAGCACAAATCTGGAACCACACGTTCTACTGGAACAGCCTTTCACCAAACGGTGGTGGCGAGCCAACAGGTAAAGTTGCTGAGCTAATCAACGCAAAATGGGGTTCTTTCGCTGAATTCCAAGCTGCTTTCAACGACAAAGCTGTTAACAACTTTGGTTCAAGCTGGACATGGTTAGTACAACTAGCTGACGGCAGCCTAGACATCGTTAACACGTCAAATGCAGCTACGCCACTAACTGAAGCGGGTGTTACGCCAATCATCACTGTTGACCTTTGGGAACACGCTTACTACATCGATTACCGTAACGTGCGTCCTGAATACCTAAACGGTTTCTGGGCACTAGTTAACTGGGAATTTGCAAACGCAAACCTAGCTTAA
- a CDS encoding Grx4 family monothiol glutaredoxin yields METLDKIKQQIAENSILLYMKGSPKLPSCGFSSQASQALMACGEQFAYVDILQNPDIRAELPAYANWPTFPQLWVEGELIGGCDIIVEMFQRGELQPLITEVAAKNKEAE; encoded by the coding sequence ATGGAAACGTTAGACAAGATTAAGCAACAGATCGCAGAAAACTCAATTCTACTTTATATGAAGGGCTCTCCAAAATTACCGAGCTGTGGTTTTTCATCTCAAGCGTCACAAGCTTTAATGGCATGTGGTGAGCAATTTGCGTACGTTGATATTCTTCAAAACCCTGATATCCGTGCAGAGTTACCAGCTTATGCAAACTGGCCTACGTTCCCACAATTATGGGTTGAAGGTGAGCTAATTGGTGGTTGTGACATTATTGTTGAAATGTTCCAACGTGGTGAACTACAACCTTTAATCACTGAAGTTGCCGCTAAAAATAAAGAAGCAGAATAA
- a CDS encoding substrate-binding periplasmic protein, with product MTFQTYYIPLVVTLFLLSLESVAKSFELSYQHQQQTKTITVNQPSANRFEIARELPKQLSLVTLDWPPYIDRDLCDKGWVFTLTAALFNELGFGISVEFFPWARSVRMAELGQADILFPEYFIEVTAPSDVIANSFRRNNLALSTPYAGGLIGLMSRENYKAKYDGTFQSIQGARIGVVRGYQNTPEFDKHLDLGFFNAIQARDDQQNLKLLLASRVDYIVADPNVVDYLLNHDEQGDKNQIKFIEPAFQYNDFYYAISKRNAMWQSLQVKINAKLSEFEQAGTIKTIQQTAGKCSPAN from the coding sequence ATGACTTTTCAAACTTATTATATTCCTCTCGTTGTTACGCTGTTTTTATTGAGTTTAGAGAGCGTTGCAAAATCATTTGAACTTTCATATCAACATCAGCAACAAACTAAAACGATCACCGTTAATCAGCCCTCTGCCAACCGTTTTGAAATAGCCCGTGAATTACCAAAGCAATTAAGTTTAGTAACGCTTGATTGGCCGCCATACATTGACCGTGATTTATGTGACAAAGGTTGGGTATTCACACTTACCGCTGCGCTATTTAATGAACTTGGGTTTGGTATTAGTGTCGAGTTTTTTCCTTGGGCTCGCTCGGTACGCATGGCTGAATTAGGGCAGGCTGATATTTTGTTTCCAGAATACTTTATAGAAGTGACCGCCCCCAGTGATGTAATAGCTAATAGTTTTAGACGCAACAACTTAGCATTATCGACTCCTTACGCAGGCGGCTTAATTGGGCTAATGAGCCGTGAAAATTATAAAGCAAAGTACGATGGCACTTTTCAGTCAATCCAAGGGGCACGAATTGGCGTTGTAAGAGGGTATCAAAATACCCCTGAGTTTGATAAGCACCTTGATCTTGGCTTTTTTAATGCAATTCAAGCGCGCGATGATCAACAAAACCTAAAACTCTTATTGGCGAGTCGGGTAGATTACATTGTTGCTGATCCCAATGTGGTCGATTACCTATTAAATCACGACGAGCAAGGTGACAAAAATCAAATTAAATTCATTGAACCCGCCTTTCAATATAATGATTTTTACTATGCTATAAGTAAACGCAACGCAATGTGGCAATCGCTGCAAGTTAAAATTAATGCCAAGCTATCAGAGTTTGAGCAAGCCGGAACGATTAAAACCATTCAACAAACCGCTGGAAAGTGTTCGCCCGCAAACTAG